The following coding sequences lie in one Zingiber officinale cultivar Zhangliang chromosome 2B, Zo_v1.1, whole genome shotgun sequence genomic window:
- the LOC122045354 gene encoding THO complex subunit 4A-like codes for MSGALDMSLDDIIKNNKKTNGGGRGRGRGSGPGPSRRFPNRATNRSAPYSVGKAPESAWQHDMYSAAPPGGFPVPTAKASSIETGTKLYISNLEYGVSNEDIKELFSEVGDIKRYSINYDRSGRSKGTAEVVFAKRTDALAAVKRYNNVLLDGKPMNIEIIGTNIPTPAVVPQPSNGVMGNPIGGLRSGTIRGSAGWPRAGGRGRGRGRGRGKGRGEPVSADALDADLDKYHSEAMQTN; via the exons ATGTCGGGCGCCCTTGACATGTCCCTCGACGACATCATCAAAAACAACAAGAAGACTAACGGTGGAGGCCGTGGACGGGGCCGTGGCTCCGGCCCTGGTCCTTCCCGCCGCTTCCCCAACCGAGCAACAAACCGATCCGCCCCCTACTCTGTTGGGAAG GCTCCTGAATCGGCGTGGCAGCACGACATGTACTCGGCGGCTCCGCCAGGCGGGTTTCCTGTTCCAACGGCGAAGGCGTCCTCCATAGAGACCGGAACAAAGCTATATATTTCCAATCTGGAATATGGGGTCTCGAACGAGGACATCAAG GAACTTTTTTCAGAGGTTGGGGATATCAAGCGCTATTCTATTAATTATGATAGAAGTGGAAGGTCTAAG GGAACGGCTGAAGTAGTTTTTGCAAAGCGGACTGATGCTTTGGCAGCTGTAAAAAGGTACAACAATGTGCTGCTTGATGGAAAACCAATGAATATAGAAATTATTGGGACAAATATTCCAACACCAGCTGTTGTTCCTCAGCCCTCCAATGGTGTCATGGGAAATCCTATTGGTGGTTTAAGAAG TGGTACAATTAGGGGTTCTGCAGGATGGCCACGAGCTGGTGGCCGTGGAAGAGGTCGGGGACGTGGACGAGGTAAAGGTCGTGGTGAACCAGTTTCTGCTGATGCACTTGATGCTGATTTGGATAAGTATCACTCAGAAGCGATGCAAACCAATTGA